Part of the Dermatophilus congolensis genome is shown below.
TCACCCGTAGCCACGTAATCCTTAATTTCTTCCTCCGAAAGGACAGCAAAAGAAACTGTCGTGCTTGCAGTAGCCCCTAATGTCGCCCCAGCGCCTCCCTCGTCAATACCACGTACATCAATCAACCAGTGCCCCGTATGCAAAACTCCCGAACGTCCCCCCATGCGACGCCACCGCTCTACCGCGTCAGAAGCATCAACAGGCTTCCCCAATACCTGCCCCTCAAACTCCAAAACCGAATCACACCCCACCAAAAAACTCGCCTCAAACGCGTCGCACTCCACAACAGAACCAGAAGAAATATCTTCCAAGAAGCCACCGTTCACCTGGGCATCTTCCACCACGCGGGCGACAGCCTCTGCCTTCGCCCGCGCTAAAACCAAAGCGACCTGATCAGGCTCTAGCTCCCCAAACCTTTCCCGCGCCTCAGCTAAAGCAACATCTTCATCAACACCAGAAACAATCACCAACGGATCAACACCACAACGACGCAACGTTGACAAACGAGCAGGAGAGGCAGAAGCCAAAACCAAACGATTCATGCCACCGATTCTGCTACGCCACCACTCCTACTGCAGACCACGCCTCTAACTCGAAATAGCACCCCAGCCAGAACGGCCAACCCACCCCGACAGCATCCGACGACGGTTCGCCCACCCGCTACTGCGCTGCCCTAGCTCCTCCGCACCACTGCACTCATTCCTCGAAAGAGCCAACATCACTACCAACAGTGCAGCCAACTCCTCCTGCGAAGGGTTACCTCGTACAACACGAAACCACGGCTCTCCCACATCACCACCACCGGCAGACATAGCCACCTCAAACCTCCTCTCGCCAAAACCGCTCACGACCACGCACACTCAGCCGCATCACAACGGAATATTGCCGTGCTTCTTCGCAGGTAACTTCTCATGCTTACTACGCAAGGTGCGCAACGCACGAACAACCTGTACCCGCGTCTCCGACGGACGAATCACTGCATCCACGTACCCACGCTCCGCAGCAATATACGGATTCGCCAAAGTCTTCTCGTAATACTCAATAAACCTCGCACGCGCGGCATCCACATCCTCACCAGCATCCAAAGCAGCCTGCAACTGCTTCCGATAAAGAATGTTCACCGCTCCCTGCGCACCCATCACCGCAATCTGCGCAGTCGGCCACGCCAAATTAATATCCGCACCTAAATGCTTTGACCCCATCACATCGTAAGCGCCACCGTAAGCCTTACGAGTAATAACAGTAACCAGCGGAACCGTCGCCTCCGCATACGCATAAATCAACTTCGCGCCACGCCGAATAATCCCATTCCATTCCTGATCGGTTCCCGGCAAAAAACCAGGGACATCCACTAGAGTTAACACTGGAATATGGAAAGAGTCACACGTTCGCACGAAACGTGCAGCCTTCTCTGAAGCATTAATATCCAATGTCCCGGCAAACTGCATTGGCTGATTCGCCACAACGCCGACGCTGCGACCCTCAATACGACCAAAACCAACCAAGATATTCGGCGCAAACAAAGCTTGCACCTCAACAAACTCACCATCATCAACAATCCCAGAAATCACCTCACGCATGTCATAAGGCATGTTCGGAGAATCTGGAATAATCGAATCCAAAAACGCATCAGCCTCAGTTGCCTCTGGTTCAGTCTCGAACTCATACACCGTAGGCTCTTCTAAATTATTTTGCGGCAAAAAACTCAACAACTCGCGCACATACTCAATTGCATCATCTTCATCATGAGCCATATAGTGCGCCACCCCCGAGCGTGAATTCTGCGCAGCTGCGCCACCCAGCTCTTCCATTGCCACATCCTCGCCCGTCACCGTCTTAATGACATTCGGGCCAGTAATAAACATATGGCTAGTTTTATTAACCATGACAATAAAATCAGTCAACGCCGGTGAATACACCGCGCCACCCGCACACGGACCCATTACCAAACTGATCTGCGGAATAACGCCACTGGCATGCACATTACGGCGGAAAATCTCCCCGTACATGCCCAGTGCAGCCACACCCTCCTGAATCCGAGCTCCACCCGAATCATTAATACCCACCACCGGACAGCCAATCTTCATCGCCAAATCCATCACCTTGACGATCTTCTCTCCAAAAACCTCACCCAAAGAACCACCAAAAACAGTGAAATCCTGAGCAAAAACACACACCGGTCGATGATCAACCGTCCCATAACCCGTCACCACCCCATCCCCATAAGGGCGATTCTTCTCCTGGCCAAAATCACGAGAACGATGACGCGCAAAACCATCTAACTCAACAAAAGAACCCTCATCCAACAACTGCTCAATACGCTCACGCGCAGTCTGCTTCCCCTTCGCATGCTGCTTCTCCACCGCACGCTCAGACCCTGCATGCACCGTCTCCACAACCCGACGCTCAAAATCAGCGAGCTTTCCCGCCGTCGTCCTCACATCAGACTGCTCACTCTGCGCATCATTCATGGCCGCATCGCTCATGCGACGCAGCCTAACCCCCTACCCACCAGTAAAAGATTCGCCAACACAACCCCCCCCAACCCACCCCCAGACATGCCCCCTAACCTGACACCGTGAACACCGGCGACCACCCCCACCTCAACGCACAACACATCACCACCGGCACCCTCGCCCCCGCAGGCCCCTGGAACCGCGTCGACATCCACGAAACCACCGGATCAACCAACGACGACGCCCTCGCCGACCCCACCCCCTACCGACTCATCATCGCCGCCCACCAAAACGCAGGTCGCGGTCGACGCTCACGAACCTGGATCACACCACCAGGAACCAGCATCGCTATGAGCATGACACTGCCCCTACCCCGCACAACCCCGCACAGCCCCGCACATCATGACCCCGGCTGGCTCCCCCTCCTCATCGGTCTGGCCACACGCGACGCCCTCACCGAACTCATCACCAACCACACCCCCCAAACCACCCCAAACCCACCTCACCCCATCATCCACGCCATGCTCAAATGGCCCAACGACATCCTCATCCGCACCACCAGCGAAAACGATGCCAAAGTCGGTGGAATCCTCTGCCAACTCGCCCCCAACACCAACACTGCCATCGCCGGAATCGGCATCAACGTCGCCGTACCTACAACCCTCCTGCCCACCACCACCGACACCGCACCCCCAGCCACCTCCCTCCACCACGCCCTCACCACTATCGGCGGAACAACCCCCACCCGAGAAGAAGTCGCCATCAACATCGCCAACCACGTAGCCCACAGACATCACCAATGGATCACCAGCCCCCACATCAATCCACTCCACAACGACTACACCGCAGCCTGCGCCACCATCAACACCCCCATCACCGCCCACCTACCCAACAACACCACCCTCACCGGAACAGCTACCGCCATCACCCCACACGGTGAACTTCTCATCGCCACATCCCACGGCCCCACCACCGTCCGAGCGGGTGACGTAGTTCACATTCGACCCACAAACCGTCAGAATTAACCCATGCAATACGGCGATCGGGAGGAAAAAAACATCCCCACCGACCCGAAAACACCCTCGGCCACCACCACCGAGGTCACGCCCCCACGCCCGTACGTCGTACTCCACGAAACCCTGCGACGCATTGAAGACCGCTACAACAAACCCACCCCACTACGCACTAGCGATGCAGCCACCCGCCGCGCCGATATCATCGGACAACTCCTGGGAACCGAATCCCCCCTACGCCGCCGCGAAGTAGCCCGCACCGCCCGCCTTCCCTTCATCACAGCCCGCCGCGTCTGGCACGCACTCGGATTCCCCGAACTCGGGGCCCGCAGTATGCCATTCACCCAAGCCGACCTCAACGCAATCCCCGACATCGCCGAACTACGCCGCCTCACCGGCATGAACGACGACCTCGTACTAGACATCGCCCGAGCCATCGCGCGCAGTACCGACCGCCTCGCCACCTGGCAAACCAGCCTCATGATGGAACTCGTCGCCTCCCGGCGCCACCACGACGAACAAGCACGCTGGACAGAACAACTCACACCCCAAGAACGCGAAACAGTAATCAACCGCATCCTCGAAGCCTCAAGCAGCATCGAACCCATCCTCATCTACGCCTGGCGACGCCACCTCGCCGCAGCCCTCGCCCAACTCGTCGACGACGACGAAGCCACCACCAAAGACGGACTACCCGCCAACGCCCGCACCATCGGCTTCGCCGACCTCGTCGGATTCACCTCCACTGTTGCAAACATGAATGAACGCGAAATCTCTACCCTCGTAGGAGAATTCGAAACACTCGCCTCCGATATCGTCACCATCCACGGCGGAAAAATCGTCAAAACCATCGGCGACGAAATCCTCTTCGCCTGCGACCGGCCCGCCGCAGCCGGTGCCATCGGCCTCGACCTCATCGACGCCCTCCACGACATGCCAGGCATGCCCCAACTCCGCGTCGGCATATCCACCGGCGCCGTCGTCTCCCAGTTCGGCGACGTCTTCGGCACCACCGTCAACCGAGCCAGTCGCCTCACCGCCGCTGCCGAACCCGGGACCGTCGTTATCGACACAGCAACCCAAACCCGACTCACCACCGTCTCCGGATTCGAACTCATGCAACTCGAACCCACCCCCCTGCGCGGACTCGGACTCACTCAAATGTGGGCCCTGCGCCGCAGTACCACCCCCAAACGACGCGGCCCCACAGACGCCCGCACCGTCACCGAATAACCACCCCACCCGCGACACGCGCAACCCCGCCCACAGGACGCCCCCTGAACAGCACAAACACGACCGTCTCAGTCGGATGATCCAGAAGAGCCCAACAGCACGTCTAGCATGACCGCATGACCAGTGTTCTACTCGCTGAAGACGACTCGGCCATCAGCGAGCCCTTGGCGCGAGCCCTCCGCAGAGAAGGATACGAAGTCACCATCTGCGCCGACGGACAAGAAGCCTACGAAGAAGGCCGAACCGACCCAGACCTGGTAATCCTCGACATCGGCCTACCCAGCATGGATGGACTCGAAGTCTGCTGGCGCCTACGCGCCGAAGGACGCACCGCCCCCATCCTCATGCTCACCGCACGAGCAGAAGAAGTCGACGCAGTCGTCGGACTCGACGCCGGCGCAGACGACTACGTCACCAAACCCTTCCGCCTCGCCGAATTCCTCGCCCGCGTTCGCGCCGTCCTACGCCGCACCACCACTAAAACCACCACCGACGGCGACGACGACGGCGTCAGCATCGATGCCCAAGCCCGACGCGCCTTCCTCGGCAACAAAGAACTCCAACTCACCGTCAAAGAATTTGACCTCCTACGCGTACTCGTCCGCGAACAAGGCAAAGTCGTCTCCCGCGAACAACTCATGCGCGAAGTCTGGGACACCCAATGGTTCGGCTCCACTAAAACCCTCGACATGCACGTATCCGTACTCCGCAAAAAACTCGGTGACGACGTCACCCGCCCCCGCTACATCACCACCGTCCGAGGAGTCGGGTTCCGCTTCGAACGACCCGCAAACGCCGCCTGACCCCCCATGACACCCGGCCTCCTCCCGGACAACACCACCAAAACTCACCGATCCGTCTCCGTACGCGAATCCCTCCTACGCTCCACCAGCCTCGCAGTAGTGCTCTCACTACTCATCGTCACCGTCCCCGCAATCACCTTCACCATCATCACCACCCAATTCCTCAACGACACCCAAGACACCCCCGGATACCCCACCCCACACACCATCACCATCACCATCACCACCCTCGCACTCTTCCTCATCGCCACTGCAGCCGCAGCCGTCTACGCTGTTGTCCGCTGGCAAGCAGGAAAAGTATCCGACCCCCTCGTCGAACTGGCCAACGACGCCAAACGCCTCGGCGAAGGCAACCCGCGCATTCACCAAACCGCCTCCGGCATCACCGAAATAGACCTCGTTACCAGCGAACTCGACAGATCCGCCCGACGCCTCATCACCTCACTCGCCGCCGAACGCGACTTTTCCGCCGACGCCTCCCACCAACTACGCACACCCCTGACCGCACTCCTCATGCGCCTCGAAGAAATCGCCGCCACCGACGACCTTGACGTCGCGCACGAAGAAGCAGGCATCGCCATCCAACAAGTCGAAAGACTCACCGACACCGTCGAAGCACTCCTACGCAAAAACCGCCGCTCCGTCGAAACCCCACGCATGGTCCGCGTCGACCGCACCCTCGCCGAACTCCAACGCCTCTGGCAACCCAAATTCGAACGCGAAAGCCGCGCCATCCACGTCACCGGAATCCGTGGCGTCTCCGTATGGGCAACCTCAGTCAACCTCACCCAAATCCTCGGCGTCATCATCGAAAACTCCCTCGCCCACGGATCCGGCACCACCGTCGTCGACGTCCGACTCTCCGGCCCCTCCGTCATCATCACCATCACCGACGAAGGCCCCGGTGTTGACCCCGACCTCGCCCCCTACGTCTTCGACAAAGAAGTCTCCACAAGCGGATCCGGACTCGGCCTATCCATAGCCCGATCCCTCGCCGAAGGATACGGCGGCAGACTCGAACTCCTCCGCACCAAACCCGCCACCTTCGCCCTCTTCCTCCAAGCAGTCGCCACCGACTAACCCAGCACAACCCAAAGCACACACGCCCGCACCCCCACCCCACGCGCCACTGCAACTAGGCTCAGCCTCGTGAACGAGCCAACAACCAGGGACCTCAAACCGGACCACGCCCCCGGAGGATTCCCCATCGTCGGAATCATCGGCGGCGGACAACTCGCACGCATGTGCCAACCCCCGGCTATCAACCTCGGAATCACACTCAGCGACCTCGCCGAAAACACCACCAGCGCTGCCGCCCAAGTCATCCCCTCCGCACCCGTCGGATCCGCTGATGACCTCGACACAGTCCTAGAATTCGCACGCCACTGCGACGTCATCACCTTCGACCACGAACACATCCCCCCACACGTACTCCACGCCCTCGAAAACGAAAACATCCCCCTCCACCCCCGCCCAACCGCCCTGCGCTACGCCCAAGACAAACTCGCCATGCGCGAACTCATGACCCACCTCAACATCCCCTCCCCACAATGGGCCCAAGTCCGTACCCCCGACGAACTCGCGCACTTCGCCGACCGCGTCGGCTGGCCCATCATCCTCAAAACCCCTCGCGGTGGATACGACGGCAAAGGCGTACTCCTCGTCAACGAAGGCGAACACACCACCGGCGAAGCCGCCACCTGGTTCAACGCCGTCACCGACACCACCCCCACCAACGACCCCACCAACGAACTCGCCCGCGCCACCACCTTCCCCGACGGCCTCCTCGCCGAACAAGCCATCACCTTCACCCGCGAACTAGCCATCATGGTCGCCCGCAGCCCCACGGGCCAAGCCTCAACCTGGCAAGTAGTCGAAACCGTCCAAACCGACGGCATCTGCACCGAAGTCATCGCCCCAGCACCCGACCTACCCCCCGCCGCAGCCACCCACATCACCGCCGCAGCCCTACGCATCGCCGAAGCCATCGACCTCACCGGAGTCATGGCCGTAGAACTCTTCGAAACCACCGACGAAGACAGTAA
Proteins encoded:
- a CDS encoding Maf family protein, whose amino-acid sequence is MNRLVLASASPARLSTLRRCGVDPLVIVSGVDEDVALAEARERFGELEPDQVALVLARAKAEAVARVVEDAQVNGGFLEDISSGSVVECDAFEASFLVGCDSVLEFEGQVLGKPVDASDAVERWRRMGGRSGVLHTGHWLIDVRGIDEGGAGATLGATASTTVSFAVLSEEEIKDYVATGEPLHVAGAFTVDGIGGPYVESIEGDFHNVVGISLPLMRSLLGEIQVPWMSLRMK
- a CDS encoding acyl-CoA carboxylase subunit epsilon, producing the protein MSAGGGDVGEPWFRVVRGNPSQEELAALLVVMLALSRNECSGAEELGQRSSGWANRRRMLSGWVGRSGWGAISS
- a CDS encoding acyl-CoA carboxylase subunit beta, with protein sequence MSDAAMNDAQSEQSDVRTTAGKLADFERRVVETVHAGSERAVEKQHAKGKQTARERIEQLLDEGSFVELDGFARHRSRDFGQEKNRPYGDGVVTGYGTVDHRPVCVFAQDFTVFGGSLGEVFGEKIVKVMDLAMKIGCPVVGINDSGGARIQEGVAALGMYGEIFRRNVHASGVIPQISLVMGPCAGGAVYSPALTDFIVMVNKTSHMFITGPNVIKTVTGEDVAMEELGGAAAQNSRSGVAHYMAHDEDDAIEYVRELLSFLPQNNLEEPTVYEFETEPEATEADAFLDSIIPDSPNMPYDMREVISGIVDDGEFVEVQALFAPNILVGFGRIEGRSVGVVANQPMQFAGTLDINASEKAARFVRTCDSFHIPVLTLVDVPGFLPGTDQEWNGIIRRGAKLIYAYAEATVPLVTVITRKAYGGAYDVMGSKHLGADINLAWPTAQIAVMGAQGAVNILYRKQLQAALDAGEDVDAARARFIEYYEKTLANPYIAAERGYVDAVIRPSETRVQVVRALRTLRSKHEKLPAKKHGNIPL
- a CDS encoding biotin--[acetyl-CoA-carboxylase] ligase translates to MNTGDHPHLNAQHITTGTLAPAGPWNRVDIHETTGSTNDDALADPTPYRLIIAAHQNAGRGRRSRTWITPPGTSIAMSMTLPLPRTTPHSPAHHDPGWLPLLIGLATRDALTELITNHTPQTTPNPPHPIIHAMLKWPNDILIRTTSENDAKVGGILCQLAPNTNTAIAGIGINVAVPTTLLPTTTDTAPPATSLHHALTTIGGTTPTREEVAINIANHVAHRHHQWITSPHINPLHNDYTAACATINTPITAHLPNNTTLTGTATAITPHGELLIATSHGPTTVRAGDVVHIRPTNRQN
- a CDS encoding adenylate/guanylate cyclase domain-containing protein, with amino-acid sequence MQYGDREEKNIPTDPKTPSATTTEVTPPRPYVVLHETLRRIEDRYNKPTPLRTSDAATRRADIIGQLLGTESPLRRREVARTARLPFITARRVWHALGFPELGARSMPFTQADLNAIPDIAELRRLTGMNDDLVLDIARAIARSTDRLATWQTSLMMELVASRRHHDEQARWTEQLTPQERETVINRILEASSSIEPILIYAWRRHLAAALAQLVDDDEATTKDGLPANARTIGFADLVGFTSTVANMNEREISTLVGEFETLASDIVTIHGGKIVKTIGDEILFACDRPAAAGAIGLDLIDALHDMPGMPQLRVGISTGAVVSQFGDVFGTTVNRASRLTAAAEPGTVVIDTATQTRLTTVSGFELMQLEPTPLRGLGLTQMWALRRSTTPKRRGPTDARTVTE
- a CDS encoding response regulator transcription factor — translated: MTSVLLAEDDSAISEPLARALRREGYEVTICADGQEAYEEGRTDPDLVILDIGLPSMDGLEVCWRLRAEGRTAPILMLTARAEEVDAVVGLDAGADDYVTKPFRLAEFLARVRAVLRRTTTKTTTDGDDDGVSIDAQARRAFLGNKELQLTVKEFDLLRVLVREQGKVVSREQLMREVWDTQWFGSTKTLDMHVSVLRKKLGDDVTRPRYITTVRGVGFRFERPANAA
- a CDS encoding sensor histidine kinase, yielding MTPGLLPDNTTKTHRSVSVRESLLRSTSLAVVLSLLIVTVPAITFTIITTQFLNDTQDTPGYPTPHTITITITTLALFLIATAAAAVYAVVRWQAGKVSDPLVELANDAKRLGEGNPRIHQTASGITEIDLVTSELDRSARRLITSLAAERDFSADASHQLRTPLTALLMRLEEIAATDDLDVAHEEAGIAIQQVERLTDTVEALLRKNRRSVETPRMVRVDRTLAELQRLWQPKFERESRAIHVTGIRGVSVWATSVNLTQILGVIIENSLAHGSGTTVVDVRLSGPSVIITITDEGPGVDPDLAPYVFDKEVSTSGSGLGLSIARSLAEGYGGRLELLRTKPATFALFLQAVATD
- a CDS encoding 5-(carboxyamino)imidazole ribonucleotide synthase; the protein is MNEPTTRDLKPDHAPGGFPIVGIIGGGQLARMCQPPAINLGITLSDLAENTTSAAAQVIPSAPVGSADDLDTVLEFARHCDVITFDHEHIPPHVLHALENENIPLHPRPTALRYAQDKLAMRELMTHLNIPSPQWAQVRTPDELAHFADRVGWPIILKTPRGGYDGKGVLLVNEGEHTTGEAATWFNAVTDTTPTNDPTNELARATTFPDGLLAEQAITFTRELAIMVARSPTGQASTWQVVETVQTDGICTEVIAPAPDLPPAAATHITAAALRIAEAIDLTGVMAVELFETTDEDSNPQFLVNELALRPHNSGHWTIDGSTTSQFEQHLRAILDLPLGDTSPRNTWTVMGNVLGGQIPEFENLYSTYKHLMAHDPALKIHLYNKAVKPGRKIGHVNVCGDNLPNLRERANHATGYLRGTIRQ